From a region of the Methylocystis hirsuta genome:
- a CDS encoding pirin family protein, whose translation MRRIIDVYPAPDSMHWVGDGFPVRSLFSHHEHGARVSPFLLFDYAGPFDFPPTAKRRGVGAHPHRGFETVTIVLDGELAHRDSTGAGGLIGPGDVQWMRAASGVVHEEYHSESFGKSGGRFEVVQLWVNLPAREKMSPPRYQTLLDKDIPRIDLPDDAGIVRVIAGEFDGHRGPAQTATPIDLWDVRIDAGKRARFTLPEGHTALAAVLEGTVEVNGEKIARATDVVVFEEEGGDIAFEANNDVKLILMSGEPIDEPVEQQGPFVMNTQDELRQAFADYQSGRFGAIAPQGG comes from the coding sequence ATGAGAAGAATTATCGACGTTTACCCCGCCCCGGACTCCATGCACTGGGTCGGCGACGGCTTTCCAGTGCGTTCGCTGTTTTCACATCACGAACATGGCGCGCGGGTGAGCCCCTTTTTGCTGTTCGACTACGCAGGGCCGTTTGACTTCCCACCGACCGCCAAGCGGCGCGGCGTCGGCGCCCATCCGCATCGCGGCTTCGAGACGGTGACGATCGTCCTGGACGGCGAACTCGCGCATCGCGACTCGACCGGCGCCGGCGGACTTATCGGTCCCGGCGACGTGCAGTGGATGCGCGCGGCCTCGGGCGTCGTCCACGAGGAGTATCATTCCGAAAGCTTCGGCAAGTCGGGCGGGCGCTTTGAAGTCGTGCAGCTTTGGGTCAATCTGCCGGCGCGCGAGAAGATGAGCCCGCCGCGCTACCAGACCCTCCTCGACAAGGACATTCCGCGCATCGATCTGCCGGATGACGCCGGAATCGTCCGCGTCATCGCCGGCGAATTCGATGGCCATCGCGGACCGGCGCAAACGGCGACGCCGATCGATCTTTGGGACGTGCGGATCGACGCAGGAAAGCGCGCCCGATTCACGCTTCCCGAAGGCCATACGGCGCTTGCGGCGGTTCTCGAAGGAACGGTCGAAGTCAATGGCGAGAAGATCGCGCGCGCGACGGACGTTGTCGTATTCGAGGAGGAAGGCGGCGACATCGCCTTCGAAGCCAACAATGACGTGAAGCTGATTCTCATGAGCGGCGAGCCGATTGACGAGCCCGTGGAGCAACAAGGTCCATTCGTGATGAATACCCAGGATGAATTGCGGCAGGCCTTCGCCGACTATCAATCGGGACGGTTCGGCGCCATCGCGCCGCAGGGCGGCTAG
- a CDS encoding ATP-binding protein codes for MSLNHIVILLAAQLAILLLAASIFIALRRRGRHQVEAEFESLRDEIWELRAAAAARDRAEAASLAKSRFLAAVSHEFRTPLNGVMGLAQLLAMTRLTAEQASYVEAIGDSSRALSQLIDDILDFSKIEAGKFELRHEAFALAPFVESVVELLAPRAMAKGLELASVISPDTPREIVSDPARLRQVLVNLIGNAVKFTERGGVGVRVARDGARLRFEVRDSGPGVPEAAREAIFEEFEQADPSENHPQAGTGLGLAISRRLVARMGGALALVNSSDMGAVFAFTLPAPPFSEDRAPAPLSGLKTLIVAQSIFEAPYLAESLRLAGAEAEIVAAEDAPSALQRRREKPFDAVIVDCALGPHMTAQLAKVARDAQAGRLFLLFSPIERRAFGEDALCDFDGWLVKPVRVASLIARLSPASAKAPAPEDDAPPQALAGVNALIAEDNEINALILTRHLAKLGATVTRAESGALALARAREAIEGVGAPYDVIVMDLFMPDFDGREASLRIREAEARAGAPRTPILVLTASAREEDERAARAAGVDAFLTKPVEFASLAATIEELRLAPRRSSASA; via the coding sequence ATGTCCTTAAACCATATTGTGATTTTGCTTGCGGCGCAGCTCGCCATTCTGCTGCTGGCGGCGTCCATTTTCATTGCTCTGCGCAGGCGCGGCCGCCACCAGGTCGAGGCCGAGTTCGAATCGCTGCGCGACGAGATCTGGGAGCTGCGCGCCGCCGCCGCGGCTCGCGACAGAGCGGAAGCCGCCAGTCTTGCCAAGTCGCGCTTTCTCGCGGCGGTCAGCCACGAGTTCCGCACGCCGCTCAACGGCGTCATGGGGCTGGCGCAGCTACTCGCAATGACCAGGCTCACCGCCGAACAGGCGAGCTATGTCGAAGCGATCGGCGATTCCAGCCGTGCGCTCTCTCAGCTGATCGACGACATTCTGGATTTCTCCAAGATCGAAGCCGGCAAGTTCGAGCTGCGTCACGAAGCCTTTGCGCTCGCGCCGTTCGTCGAAAGCGTGGTCGAATTGCTGGCGCCGCGCGCGATGGCCAAAGGGCTGGAGCTTGCCAGCGTCATCTCGCCCGACACGCCGCGCGAAATCGTGAGCGATCCGGCGCGTCTTCGGCAGGTGCTCGTCAATCTCATCGGCAATGCGGTGAAATTCACCGAGCGCGGCGGCGTGGGCGTGCGCGTCGCGCGAGACGGCGCGCGGCTGCGCTTCGAGGTGCGCGACTCCGGGCCGGGCGTTCCAGAGGCGGCGCGCGAGGCGATCTTCGAGGAATTCGAGCAGGCCGATCCTTCCGAGAACCACCCGCAGGCGGGCACAGGGCTCGGCCTCGCCATTTCTCGCCGTCTCGTCGCCAGGATGGGCGGCGCGCTGGCGCTCGTCAATTCATCGGACATGGGCGCCGTTTTCGCCTTCACGCTTCCTGCGCCGCCGTTCAGCGAAGACAGGGCGCCGGCGCCTCTTTCCGGACTTAAGACGCTGATCGTTGCGCAGAGCATCTTTGAAGCGCCCTATCTCGCAGAGAGCTTGCGGCTCGCCGGAGCCGAAGCGGAGATCGTCGCGGCCGAGGATGCGCCGTCCGCGCTGCAAAGGCGGCGCGAGAAACCCTTCGACGCCGTCATCGTCGACTGTGCGCTGGGCCCACACATGACCGCGCAATTGGCGAAAGTCGCTCGCGACGCGCAGGCCGGACGACTGTTTCTGCTCTTCTCGCCCATCGAACGGCGCGCCTTTGGCGAAGACGCTCTGTGCGACTTCGACGGCTGGCTGGTGAAGCCGGTACGGGTCGCCTCGCTGATCGCCCGTCTGTCGCCAGCAAGCGCCAAGGCGCCGGCGCCTGAAGACGACGCGCCGCCGCAGGCGCTCGCCGGGGTGAACGCGCTTATCGCGGAAGACAATGAGATCAACGCGCTCATCCTCACGCGTCACCTCGCGAAGCTTGGCGCGACGGTGACTCGGGCGGAAAGCGGCGCGCTTGCGCTCGCGCGCGCCCGCGAAGCGATCGAGGGCGTGGGCGCGCCCTATGACGTGATCGTCATGGATCTTTTTATGCCGGATTTCGACGGACGCGAGGCGAGCCTCCGCATTCGTGAGGCGGAGGCGCGGGCAGGCGCGCCGCGCACGCCCATATTGGTGCTCACGGCCAGCGCGCGCGAAGAAGACGAACGCGCCGCCCGCGCTGCCGGAGTCGATGCTTTTCTCACCAAGCCGGTGGAGTTCGCTTCGCTCGCGGCGACGATCGAAGAGCTGAGATTGGCGCCGCGTCGCAGCAGCGCTTCCGCTTAG
- a CDS encoding YifB family Mg chelatase-like AAA ATPase → MAVRVATVAFEGVEARPVDVQVQISSGAVVFNVVGLADKAVAESRERVRAALIASGLALPAKRITVNLAPADMPKEGSHYDVPIALGVMAAIGAIPSDALEGFVVLGELALDGTLTPTAGVLPAAVAANARGLGLICPSQCGPEAAWASSDMEVIAPRSLIQLVNHVKGAQVLARPQPAVRRLAADQPDLSDIKGQESAKRALEIAAAGGHNLLMSGPPGAGKSMLAARLPSILPPLTPRELLEVSMVHSVAGQIAGGELTDRRPFRAPHHSASMPALVGGGSHAKPGEISLAHNGVLFLDELPEFQPQVLDSLRQPLETGEVAVSRANHRAVYPARFQLVAAMNPCRCGHAVDPGYACKRQPNERCVAQYQARLSGPLLDRFDVQIEVPAVSAADLVLPPPSEGSRQVAARVARAREIQRARYDALSLPRVAANAAAPAAVIERVARLDAAGTALIRDASERFGLTARGFHRVLKLARTIADLDGAESVGRPHLAEALSYRAGLASGRLAA, encoded by the coding sequence ATGGCGGTGAGGGTGGCGACGGTCGCGTTCGAAGGCGTCGAGGCCCGTCCCGTCGACGTTCAGGTGCAGATTTCGAGCGGCGCGGTCGTCTTCAACGTCGTCGGCTTGGCCGATAAGGCCGTCGCCGAGTCGCGCGAGCGGGTGCGCGCGGCGCTGATCGCTTCCGGTCTGGCGCTGCCGGCGAAACGAATCACCGTCAATCTCGCCCCTGCCGATATGCCCAAAGAGGGAAGCCACTATGACGTGCCGATCGCGCTTGGCGTCATGGCGGCCATTGGAGCCATTCCCTCCGACGCGCTCGAAGGATTCGTGGTGCTTGGCGAACTTGCGCTCGATGGGACGCTGACGCCGACGGCGGGGGTCCTGCCGGCGGCGGTGGCCGCCAACGCGCGGGGATTGGGATTGATCTGTCCGAGCCAATGCGGGCCGGAAGCAGCCTGGGCGTCGAGCGATATGGAGGTGATCGCGCCGCGCTCGCTCATCCAGCTCGTCAATCACGTCAAGGGCGCGCAGGTTCTGGCCCGGCCTCAGCCGGCGGTGCGCAGGCTCGCCGCCGATCAGCCCGACCTTTCCGACATCAAGGGACAGGAGAGCGCCAAGCGCGCGCTCGAGATCGCCGCCGCCGGCGGCCACAACCTTCTGATGAGCGGCCCTCCGGGGGCGGGAAAATCGATGCTCGCCGCGCGGCTGCCGTCGATCCTGCCGCCGCTGACCCCGCGGGAATTGCTCGAAGTCTCAATGGTTCATTCGGTGGCGGGGCAGATTGCCGGAGGCGAACTGACCGACCGGCGGCCATTTCGCGCGCCCCACCATTCCGCCTCGATGCCGGCGCTGGTCGGCGGCGGCTCCCATGCAAAGCCTGGCGAGATTTCGCTCGCCCACAATGGGGTCCTTTTTCTCGACGAATTGCCGGAGTTTCAACCGCAAGTGCTGGACAGCCTGCGTCAGCCGCTCGAGACGGGCGAGGTGGCGGTGTCGCGCGCCAATCATCGCGCCGTCTACCCGGCGCGCTTTCAGCTTGTCGCGGCGATGAATCCTTGCCGTTGCGGTCACGCGGTGGATCCGGGCTACGCCTGCAAGCGCCAACCCAATGAACGCTGCGTCGCGCAATATCAGGCGCGGCTTTCTGGGCCGCTGCTCGACCGTTTCGATGTGCAGATCGAGGTGCCGGCGGTGTCCGCCGCCGATCTCGTGTTGCCGCCGCCGAGCGAGGGATCGCGACAGGTCGCGGCGCGCGTTGCGCGGGCGAGAGAGATTCAGCGCGCACGCTACGATGCTCTCTCGCTGCCAAGGGTCGCCGCCAACGCCGCCGCGCCGGCGGCGGTCATCGAGCGCGTGGCGCGTCTTGACGCCGCCGGCACGGCGCTGATTCGGGACGCCTCCGAGCGCTTCGGCCTCACGGCCAGAGGGTTTCATAGGGTCTTGAAGCTCGCGCGCACCATCGCCGATCTCGACGGCGCTGAATCCGTCGGCCGACCGCATCTTGCTGAAGCGCTTTCCTATCGCGCGGGACTTGCATCGGGGCGCCTTGCGGCCTGA
- a CDS encoding GCG_CRPN prefix-to-repeats domain-containing protein, with protein sequence MKSRTGLALVFATALAAPAAAMPLAPSETAGAPIVQVYGGCGPYGHRGPYGGCRWGGQWGGYGVGRACPPGFHLGPYGRRCWPN encoded by the coding sequence ATGAAATCGAGAACGGGTCTCGCGCTGGTTTTCGCGACCGCATTGGCCGCGCCGGCCGCCGCCATGCCGCTCGCGCCGAGTGAGACGGCGGGCGCGCCGATCGTGCAAGTCTATGGCGGTTGCGGGCCTTACGGCCATCGCGGTCCCTATGGCGGGTGTCGGTGGGGCGGACAATGGGGAGGCTACGGCGTCGGTCGCGCTTGCCCGCCCGGCTTCCATCTCGGCCCCTACGGCCGCCGCTGCTGGCCAAATTAA